One stretch of Kogia breviceps isolate mKogBre1 chromosome 18, mKogBre1 haplotype 1, whole genome shotgun sequence DNA includes these proteins:
- the LOC131744352 gene encoding chymotrypsinogen 2, whose amino-acid sequence MTFLWLLSCYALLGTAFGCGVPAIDPVLSGLSRIVNGEDAVPGSWPWQVSLQDSTGFHFCGGSLISEDWVVTAAHCNVKTSHLVVAGESDQSSDAEDIQVLRIAKVFKNPRYNLFTTNNDIALLKLATPARFSKTVSAVCLPSANDDFPAGMLCATTGWGLTKHTNANIPDRLQQATLPLLSNTSCKKYWGSKITNNMVCAGASGVSSCMGDSGGPLVCQKDGAWNLVGIVSWGSGTCSTSSPGVYARVTALIPWVKEILAAN is encoded by the exons ATGACCTTCCTCTGGCTTCTCTCCTGCTACGCCCTCCTAGGCACGGCCTTTG GCTGCGGGGTCCCCGCCATCGACCCTGTGCTGAGCGGCCTGTCCAGGATCGTCAACGGGGAGGACGCTGTCCCCGGCTCCTGGCCCTGGCAGGTGTCCCTGCAG GACAGCACCGGCTTCCACTTCTGCGGGGGCTCCCTCATCAGCGAGGACTGGGTGGTCACCGCCGCCCACTGCAATGTCAA AACCTCCCATCTGGTCGTGGCCGGGGAGTCTGACCAGAGCTCAGACGCCGAGGACATCCAGGTGTTGAGGATTGCCAAG GTTTTCAAGAACCCCAGGTACAACCTGTTCACCACCAACAACGACATCGCCCTGCTGAAGCTGGCCACGCCCGCGCGCTTCTCCAAGACCGTGTCCGCCGTGTGCCTGCCCAGCGCCAACGACGACTTCCCCGCCGGGATGCTGTGCGCCACGACTGGCTGGGGCCTGACCAAACACACCA ATGCCAACATCCCCGACAGGCTGCAGCAGGCGACTCTGCCCCTCCTGTCCAACACCAGCTGCAAGAAATACTGGGGCAGCAAGATCACCAACAACATGGTTTGCGCCGGCGCCAGCGGCGTGTCCTCCTGCATG GGCGACTCTGGTGGCCCCCTGGTCTGCCAGAAGGACGGAGCCTGGAACCTGGTCGGCATCGTGTCCTGGGGCAGCGGCACCTGCTCCACCTCCAGCCCCGGCGTGTACGCACGCGTCACCGCACTCATCCCCTGGGTGAAGGAGATCCTGGCCGCCAACTGA
- the LOC131744353 gene encoding chymotrypsinogen B-like, producing the protein MALLRVVLGFFLFGSSFGCGVPAIDPVLSGLSRIVNGEDAVPGSWPWQVSLQTSSGFHFCGGSLISEDWVVTAAHCGVRKSHLVVAGVFDHGSEEEAVQVLRIAEVFEHPLWDQRTVRNDIALLKLATPASLSGTVSAVCLPSANASFPAGSLCATTGWGKTRYNALKTPDKLQQATLPVLSNADCKEYWGSKITDVMICAGASGISSCMGDSGGPLVCQKDGAWTLVGIVSWGSGRCGPFSPGVYTRVTKFIPWVLEVLEAN; encoded by the exons ATGGCCCTTCTCCGGGTCGTCCTTGGCTTCTTCCTCTTTGGCAGCAGCTTCG GCTGCGGGGTCCCCGCCATCGACCCTGTGCTGAGCGGCCTGTCCAGGATCGTCAACGGGGAGGACGCTGTCCCCGGCTCCTGGCCCTGGCAGGTGTCCCTGCAG ACCAGCTCCGGCTTCCACTTCTGCGGGGGCTCCCTCATCAGTGAGGACTGGGTGGTCACCGCCGCCCACTGCGGGGTCAG GAAGAGTCACCTCGTGGTGGCCGGGGTATTTGATCACGGCTCCGAGGAGGAGGCTGTCCAGGTGCTGAGGATCGCTGAG GTCTTTGAACACCCCCTGTGGGACCAGCGCACGGTCCGTAACGACATCGCCCTGCTGAAGCTGGCCACGCCCGCGAGCCTCTCCGGGACCGTGTCCGCCGTGTGCCTGCCCAGCGCCAACGCCAGCTTCCCTGCGGGCTCCCTGTGCGCCACCACGGGCTGGGGCAAGACCCGGTACAACG CTCTCAAGACCCCCGACAAGCTGCAGCAGGCGACCCTGCCCGTCTTGTCCAACGCCGACTGCAAAGAGTACTGGGGCAGCAAGATCACCGACGTGATGATCTGTGCGGGCGCCAGCGGCATCTCCTCCTGCATG GGCGACTCTGGTGGCCCCCTGGTCTGCCAGAAGGATGGGGCCTGGACCCTGGTGGGCATCGTGTCCTGGGGCAGCGGCCGGTGTGGCCCGTTCTCACCAGGCGTGTACACCCGGGTCACCAAGTTTATTCCCTGGGTTCTCGAAGTTCTGGAGGCCAACTGA